The sequence below is a genomic window from Stigmatopora nigra isolate UIUO_SnigA chromosome 16, RoL_Snig_1.1, whole genome shotgun sequence.
taaaacaGCTTTTCCCAAGGACAGACAGCTCCCTGGGTAGTCTTACCAGGCGCAAATTAACCAATTTGGCAGACTGGCCTCGTTTTCACATGAGAAAATGAACCGTGTTTGCGTCAATGTATCTATTTATTGAAATTTGAGGGACGAAAAGAGTGTGTGTGGGTGATATATCACGCATTCTTAAATGTTTCTCTTTGTGCATTTCAcgcagtaaaaaatatataactgaCAAATCAACAATAacttttgattgaaaatgtgtttttttatttcattcaatgTCATTGCATTCCTCAACCATAGGATAAATAACAATCTGATGGAAGTTTTTACTGCACTCTTCTCAAGTAATACATgtacactgtctttttttgcaagGCAAAATGTCTCTTTAGATTCTAGGCATCATGGTATTGCTGGTCAGTGTTGCAAACAAAGTAAATGCAGTCTGTCCACCGTTGAATGACTTCATCTCGGGCCCGCCTTTGCTACGTTAGGATTGGAGGGGCTGATTTGGGGGCGTAACCCACCAGCCTCTTGTGTATATATCCTCCACTTGGTGGGGTTGAGGCTGATTTACATGAGAACCAATAACATAGGAGCCACAAACACGCCAAATGTGTTTCGGTTAGCGCAAGACAAGGTGGAGGCGCATGCTTTTTGTGATTGCAGAGGATTCCTGCGTGTTCTTTTCCCACGGACTGTCAAACGGATAGAACAGCATTGAAAGCAGAAGACAGCAGATTCTCCTCTCAGCCATCTTGACTGCTGCTCCCCGCACTGAAGGCTTGTCTCCCCCTGCTCCATTCAAAGTAAACACAGCCGTGGCCGCCACTCGCAACTCTATGCAAGCTCCACGGAGACGCGAGATGGGCTCTCCGCGTGAAATCTGACCGGACTGAAGGCAGGGGGGTGGAGGATCGACAAGCAGCAAAAGGGGGGAGGAAAGGAGTCGAGACGCACCACTGCTTGGAGAGATGGAGCCCGACCTGTTTGGGATATACCTGCTCCTATCTCTCGCACTCCTGCCTAGATCCAGCTGCACCACCGCTAAGGAGATCACCTGCCAGGAAATAGCCGTGCCTCTGTGCAAAGGCATCGGCTACAATTACACCTACATGCCCAACCAATTCAACCACGACACGCAGGACGAGGCAGGCTTGGAAGTCCACCAGTTTTGGCCCCTGGTGGAGATCCAGTGCTCCCCCGATCTCAAGTTTTTCCTGTGCAGCATGTACACGCCGATCTGTCTGGAGGACTACAAGAAGCCGCTTCCCCCGTGCAGGAGCGTGTGCGAGAGAGCTCGGGCTGGCTGCGCGCCCCTCATGAGGCAGTATGGCTTCCCGTGGCCGGACCGCATGAAGTGTGACCTACTGCCAGTCCAAGGCAACTCGGACACGCTTTGCATGGACTACAACAGAACAGACTCGACCACCGTGTCACCCGTCCTGCCCAAGCCTACCAACCACCCGGCAAAGGGCTTCAACCCACCCAAAATCAAGCCTGGTCGACCAAGTCAGCCTAGGAAGTACAAGCCAGGCGGGTCCCCCTGTGAGTCGGGATGTAAATGCTTGGAACCCATGGTGCCCGTCAACACGGAGCGTCACCCTCTGTACAACCGTGTAAAAACAGGCCAGATCAGCAACTGTGCCATGCCTTGCCACAGTCCCTATTTCACCCACGACGAGAGGGCTTTCACCGCCTTCTGGATTGGCCTCTGGTCCGTACTGTGCTTTGTGTCAACTTTTGCTACAGTTGCCACCTTCCTCATTGACATGGAGCGTTTCAAATATCCAGAGAGACCCATCATCTTCCTCTCCGCCTGCTACATGTTTGTGTCAGTGGGCTACATTGTCAGGCTAATCGCCGGGCACGAGAAGGTGGCATGTGGCAGGGACTTGGATGTGGAGCACATCCACTACGAGACAACAGGGCCAGCACTGTGCACGGTGGTCTTTCTCTTGATTTACTTCTTTGGCATGGCCAGTTCTATCTGGTGGGTGATCTTGTCTCTGACTTGGTTCCTTGCGGCTGGGATGAAGTGGGGCAATGAAGCCATCGCCAGTTATTCCCAGTACTTCCATTTAGCCGCGTGGCTCATCCCCAGCATGAAGTCCATAGCGGTGCTGGCTCTGAGTTCAGTGGACGGGGACTCGGTGGCCGGGATTTGCTACGTGGGCAACCAGAACCTGGACAACCTACGTGGCTTTGTCCTCGCACCTCtggtgatttatttattcattggcACCATGTTCCTTTTGGCCGGATTTGTGTCTCTCTTCAGGATCCGTAATGTCATCAAGCAAGGTGGCACCAAGACTGACAAGCTGGAAAGACTCATGATTAGAATCGGAGTCTTCACAGTGCTCTACACGGTTCCAGCCACCATCATAGTGGCATGTTATTTCTATGAGCAGCACAATAGGCAAAACTGGGAAATAACCCACAACTGCTCCAACTGTTTACACGAAAGGGACCGCAGCAGGCCGGACTATGCCGTCTTTATGCTAAAGTACTTCATGTGCCTTCTAGTGGGCATCACATCCGGTGTGTGGATCTGGTCCGGAAAGACTTTGGACTCTTGGAGGACTTTTTGTACCAGGTGTTGTTGGGGGAGCAAAGCCACCAGTGGCTCCATGTACAGTGACGTTAGCACAGGCCTGACGTGGAGGTCCGGCACGGCCAGCTCTGTCTCTTGCCCCAAGCAGATGCCATTGTCAcaggtttgaaaaaaaacaaaacaaaaaaactaaagcagCTTATGGGACTGCTAATTGTCTGGGAGATAACCCATCACACCCTGTCTTAAGCAATTTGCATTGTAATGAACTGCTGCTGAGGTGCTGCCCTCCCCAAACTGTAGTGAGAGCATTGAAACAAAGTCCCAGGCATTCACACAGGTTTAATTCCCCCTTGTTTATATGAATTAAAGGCTCATCTCCAATTTGGAGGGAATTACTTCTGATAGCCagttctaaaaaaaagaaaagaaaagttcatacaaagagatttttttaaacaaccatttttgtACCTATCTTGTGCCAGatgttaaaatgtcaatcaCTTCAAAGATGGTTTAAATTAAGCCTTAATAGCGCCcgctgttttgttgttttacttttttttttaatttttacggGTCGTTCAGTTTGtaatttcaaaaatgtatttatataaatcTTATGtaaattttgtgtataaaagaacattttataACTATTGTATATTTGTACAAAGTGTAGATGTCTTTTTGTGGGAGAGCAAAAATATGACTTCTATTTtgacaataaaacatttgataaatttaaaataaaaaaaaaactgttttctgTGTCTTGTTGGTGCATGCGTGTTTGTGGTCATCTTTTTAAGGACGACAGCTTTTCAGGTTGTCCAACTAAAAAGGAAGCCTTTTTTACCGTCTGAAAGTGGTAATTAgaggcaggggttgagttggaGCATCTCCACAATTGTTAAAGTCCCCTTCACATGCCTGCAGAAGCCTGCTTTCTTAATTTAGTAAAAAGGGGGGCCAACTGAATGCAGAATAAATGCAGGGAACCGACCCTTTTCATCTGCACAAACTTTGATCTTTCTTTTCGAACAGCACTAAATAAAGGTGGTGAGTGTTAGGAGTGTCCGTCTGATGTGCCAAGGTTCCCCTAAACGTCCCCATTTGGAGGCTTTGATGGCCATTCTCCAATTGAAAGAACATTTTGGACCCATTGCTTCTTGGGCGATCGTCAGGACTGAAACCTGCCAGTGCCCTTGGAtcttgagtgattttttttttacctctttttCTCTGGGCTTGAATTGAAACATCTCTCCATCGGGCTCAAGCTGTGTCAGCGAGTGCAGGGGCCTTGACATGAATGATTCTGAAATTGCAAAGAAAAAACCACAGGTGGTCTGTTCACATGATCTCACATCTTAGGCGCGTCTAATTGAGGTCTTTTTTATTGCCACAAATGTATCTTATTTGGTCTTAATTAAGCCTTTGCGCCTTTATAAGACACTATACAGTAACATAGTTTGAAAATGCATTTGATTTGCAAGTCACTGGCGCTGTGCTTCATAGTGCCCCTTTTCTGAAGCCAATTCTTGATTGGTGATATGTATAACTTTTCATGCTTCCATGAAATCATCACATAATTTACCCCGCTGTGAAGTGAACAGGCATTTAAATAGCTACATTTaggtttattttaatatattcacATTTCACTTCACCTTGCAATTGCAATTGTTACTCAGTCACATGAAGCATTAACACATAGCACCACCTACTGGCACAAGTCTTTCTTAAATTCTACtccaaaatgcattcattttctgcaccgcttaacctcacaaaggtcgtatgggggtgctggaacctatccaagGTGACTTCAATCACCAGatgggggataccctgaattggttcccagccaatcacagggcatgcagagacggacaaacatacacccttcacactcatacataggggcaatttagagtcttcaacaaacataccctgcatgttttgggatatgggaggaaaccggagcacctgg
It includes:
- the fzd8a gene encoding frizzled-8a; its protein translation is MEPDLFGIYLLLSLALLPRSSCTTAKEITCQEIAVPLCKGIGYNYTYMPNQFNHDTQDEAGLEVHQFWPLVEIQCSPDLKFFLCSMYTPICLEDYKKPLPPCRSVCERARAGCAPLMRQYGFPWPDRMKCDLLPVQGNSDTLCMDYNRTDSTTVSPVLPKPTNHPAKGFNPPKIKPGRPSQPRKYKPGGSPCESGCKCLEPMVPVNTERHPLYNRVKTGQISNCAMPCHSPYFTHDERAFTAFWIGLWSVLCFVSTFATVATFLIDMERFKYPERPIIFLSACYMFVSVGYIVRLIAGHEKVACGRDLDVEHIHYETTGPALCTVVFLLIYFFGMASSIWWVILSLTWFLAAGMKWGNEAIASYSQYFHLAAWLIPSMKSIAVLALSSVDGDSVAGICYVGNQNLDNLRGFVLAPLVIYLFIGTMFLLAGFVSLFRIRNVIKQGGTKTDKLERLMIRIGVFTVLYTVPATIIVACYFYEQHNRQNWEITHNCSNCLHERDRSRPDYAVFMLKYFMCLLVGITSGVWIWSGKTLDSWRTFCTRCCWGSKATSGSMYSDVSTGLTWRSGTASSVSCPKQMPLSQV